A single window of Salvia splendens isolate huo1 chromosome 6, SspV2, whole genome shotgun sequence DNA harbors:
- the LOC121809511 gene encoding RING-H2 finger protein ATL16-like isoform X3, with protein MDLSPTKSPPPPLSHSHTSFPIIAVAVIGILATAILLVSYYIFVIKCCLTWHRIDLLHRFSFSRRRPPSQDHPHSSPADTRGLDHAAIRSIPIFKFIQTHAKSSDCAVCLNEFQQGEKLRQIPNCCHVFHIDCIDIWLQNNANCPLCRISISARPEILLPIGPDPGIQQDELAPPRKKVQKKSHVSSMGDECIDSRRGRAVVQPMRRSFSMDSAADSQLYLAVQEIIQRHGHVNNNELNQHEACSSTRLKKSFFSFGQGRCSRTAVQVQPLALDPRA; from the exons atggATCTCTCTCCCACGAAGAGCCCTCCACCACCACTCTCCCACTCCCACACCAGCTTCCCCATCATCGCCGTCGCCGTCATCGGCATCCTCGCCACCGCCATCCTCCTCGTCAGCTACTACATATTCGTCATCAAATGCTGCCTCACCTGGCACCGCATCGATCTCCTCCACCGCTTCTCCTTCTCCCGCCGCCGCCCCCCCTCCCAGGATCATCCCCACTCCTCCCCCGCCGACACCCGCGGCCTCGACCACGCCGCCATCCGATCAATCCCCATCTTCAAATTCATTCAAACCCACGCCAAATCATCCGACTGCGCGGTTTGCTTGAACGAATTTCAGCAAGGAGAGAAGCTCCGTCAGATTCCCAATTGCTGCCACGTGTTCCACATCGATTGCATCGACATCTGGCTTCAAAACAACGCCAACTGCCCGCTCTGCCGGATCAGCATCTCGGCCCGGCCCGAGATACTCCTCCCCATTGGCCCTGAT CCGGGGATCCAACAGGACGAGCTTGCTCCTCCGAGGAAAAAGGTACAAAAAAAGAGCCATGTATCGAGCATGGGAGATGAGTGCATCGACAGTAGGCGGGGGAGGGCGGTGGTGCAGCCGATGCGGCGGTCTTTCTCAATGGATTCGGCAGCTGACAGCCAGCTTTATTTAGCTGTTCAAGAAATTATTCAACGCCACGGCCACGTTAATAATAATGAATTAAACCAACATGAAGCTTGCAGCAGCACCAGacttaaaaaatcatttttttcatttggtCAGGGAAGATGCTCCAGAACTGCAGTTCAGGTTCAGCCACTTGCCTTGGACCCAAGAgcctag
- the LOC121809511 gene encoding RING-H2 finger protein ATL16-like isoform X1, with amino-acid sequence MDLSPTKSPPPPLSHSHTSFPIIAVAVIGILATAILLVSYYIFVIKCCLTWHRIDLLHRFSFSRRRPPSQDHPHSSPADTRGLDHAAIRSIPIFKFIQTHAKSSDCAVCLNEFQQGEKLRQIPNCCHVFHIDCIDIWLQNNANCPLCRISISARPEILLPIGPDPDPFPGRDEDYVVIEIGTSSSLPGIQQDELAPPRKKVQKKSHVSSMGDECIDSRRGRAVVQPMRRSFSMDSAADSQLYLAVQEIIQRHGHVNNNELNQHEACSSTRLKKSFFSFGQGRCSRTAVQVQPLALDPRA; translated from the coding sequence atggATCTCTCTCCCACGAAGAGCCCTCCACCACCACTCTCCCACTCCCACACCAGCTTCCCCATCATCGCCGTCGCCGTCATCGGCATCCTCGCCACCGCCATCCTCCTCGTCAGCTACTACATATTCGTCATCAAATGCTGCCTCACCTGGCACCGCATCGATCTCCTCCACCGCTTCTCCTTCTCCCGCCGCCGCCCCCCCTCCCAGGATCATCCCCACTCCTCCCCCGCCGACACCCGCGGCCTCGACCACGCCGCCATCCGATCAATCCCCATCTTCAAATTCATTCAAACCCACGCCAAATCATCCGACTGCGCGGTTTGCTTGAACGAATTTCAGCAAGGAGAGAAGCTCCGTCAGATTCCCAATTGCTGCCACGTGTTCCACATCGATTGCATCGACATCTGGCTTCAAAACAACGCCAACTGCCCGCTCTGCCGGATCAGCATCTCGGCCCGGCCCGAGATACTCCTCCCCATTGGCCCTGATCCGGATCCCTTCCCCGGCAGAGACGAGGATTACGTGGTTATCGAGATAGGCACGTCCTCGTCTCTGCCGGGGATCCAACAGGACGAGCTTGCTCCTCCGAGGAAAAAGGTACAAAAAAAGAGCCATGTATCGAGCATGGGAGATGAGTGCATCGACAGTAGGCGGGGGAGGGCGGTGGTGCAGCCGATGCGGCGGTCTTTCTCAATGGATTCGGCAGCTGACAGCCAGCTTTATTTAGCTGTTCAAGAAATTATTCAACGCCACGGCCACGTTAATAATAATGAATTAAACCAACATGAAGCTTGCAGCAGCACCAGacttaaaaaatcatttttttcatttggtCAGGGAAGATGCTCCAGAACTGCAGTTCAGGTTCAGCCACTTGCCTTGGACCCAAGAgcctag
- the LOC121809511 gene encoding RING-H2 finger protein ATL16-like isoform X2: MDLSPTKSPPPPLSHSHTSFPIIAVAVIGILATAILLVSYYIFVIKCCLTWHRIDLLHRFSFSRRRPPSQDHPHSSPADTRGLDHAAIRSIPIFKFIQTHAKSSDCAVCLNEFQQGEKLRQIPNCCHVFHIDCIDIWLQNNANCPLCRISISARPEILLPIGPDPGIQQDELAPPRKKVQKKSHVSSMGDECIDSRRGRAVVQPMRRSFSMDSAADSQLYLAVQEIIQRHGHVNNNELNQHEACSSTRLKKSFFSFGQGRCSRTAVQVQPLALDPRA; this comes from the exons atggATCTCTCTCCCACGAAGAGCCCTCCACCACCACTCTCCCACTCCCACACCAGCTTCCCCATCATCGCCGTCGCCGTCATCGGCATCCTCGCCACCGCCATCCTCCTCGTCAGCTACTACATATTCGTCATCAAATGCTGCCTCACCTGGCACCGCATCGATCTCCTCCACCGCTTCTCCTTCTCCCGCCGCCGCCCCCCCTCCCAGGATCATCCCCACTCCTCCCCCGCCGACACCCGCGGCCTCGACCACGCCGCCATCCGATCAATCCCCATCTTCAAATTCATTCAAACCCACGCCAAATCATCCGACTGCGCGGTTTGCTTGAACGAATTTCAGCAAGGAGAGAAGCTCCGTCAGATTCCCAATTGCTGCCACGTGTTCCACATCGATTGCATCGACATCTGGCTTCAAAACAACGCCAACTGCCCGCTCTGCCGGATCAGCATCTCGGCCCGGCCCGAGATACTCCTCCCCATTGGCCCTGATCCGG GGATCCAACAGGACGAGCTTGCTCCTCCGAGGAAAAAGGTACAAAAAAAGAGCCATGTATCGAGCATGGGAGATGAGTGCATCGACAGTAGGCGGGGGAGGGCGGTGGTGCAGCCGATGCGGCGGTCTTTCTCAATGGATTCGGCAGCTGACAGCCAGCTTTATTTAGCTGTTCAAGAAATTATTCAACGCCACGGCCACGTTAATAATAATGAATTAAACCAACATGAAGCTTGCAGCAGCACCAGacttaaaaaatcatttttttcatttggtCAGGGAAGATGCTCCAGAACTGCAGTTCAGGTTCAGCCACTTGCCTTGGACCCAAGAgcctag